The sequence below is a genomic window from Salvia miltiorrhiza cultivar Shanhuang (shh) unplaced genomic scaffold, IMPLAD_Smil_shh fragScaff_scaffold_60_2, whole genome shotgun sequence.
CGAAACAGTTTCACGGATTCCCCAATTATGTAAATTTTGTTAATTGCATGGTTTTCGGATGACTTAAGATTTATGCTTGTTCTTTTCCGTTCCTTTTATGTTCATGAGATGAACAAATTTATGGAGGATTTAATTTACATGGAGGTTCTTACTTTATCCCTGAAGAATATGCACGTTTGAACATGATGAATGTTACCATATATGAATATGGTGTACAGATTTAGTTACAAGATCTGCAATGTGCACTCTCTCTTCCTAAGTGAGATAGATAGTGGTTGATGGAAGGTTTGCTAGTCATAAAGAAAGATGTGTGGACAAAAAATCAATAGAGAATAGAGATTCTCTGTTTTCATGCAAATTGCTCTTTATAGATCCTTTAGTTGGCTATATCATGTTTATTGAATCTTAAATTATGTATTAAttgctaaaaaaattattactattagtgtaatttaaaatttctaaGTCCTCTAGGGTTAGATTGCTGACATGATGTCAAAATCTAGTAACCTGATCAAGTTTAAGACTTAATTAGTGCGTTAGAGTGTCAAATATTTTTGATTTGCCGAGGCATCATGTGAAACTCTAATCGTCTCATTTCATGCAaatatgtttcttgtttaagGAAATCTTTTTGATTTCTTCACACGATCATACTATGAGTACAGTAATATCACAAACTGAGACACGATCATCCTAAAAATGCAACTTCTTCTATGCGTCCTTTTCTGCTAGGTCTGGGAAATTACagcaaataatattattatggtaTCAGCGATCGGAAATGACGGACCACTTTATGGAACTCTGAACAATCCTGCAGATCAAAGTGATGTTATTGGTGTTGGCGGCATTGATTACAGTGATCATATAGCATCATTTTCATCACGTGGCATGAGCACTTGGGAGATTCCTCATGGGTACTGTAAACTACaactgattttatttatatatgccGGGATCTCTAGTACTTCTATTTATTTTCCCCTCAGTTTTAAGTCAAGATACGTGACATGTTGCACCAGCTCCCAAAATTGATTGTTTGTTAATTTGAATGCTTGATTtcatttgaaattttaccagcaATCTGTTGAAAATTTTGTTCCACACATGCATCCAAACACGCATGATTATGAATTTTAGAATGctgttatttttcatttttgatgTAGCTATAGCTTTACATTAAAACTGAGCCACTTAAGGTTATTGTTCATAAAGTATGGGGAGTTCTTTTCCACATGACAGTCCCTTTTACTCTGCTTCATCCCATTCTTTTTGCATCTTTTGTGAAGGATGGTATTCTTTATCGAATAGGAAGCTGGAGAAGGCACATCCTTAGAAGTTTAGGCTAAGTTACTCTTTTAGATTGATTGGCTCTTAACTTGTCAGTTCTGTCATTTGGTTTCTACTTAACTAGCTTTCATGTGGTGAAATCTTAATGACTAATAGGCGGAGAAAAAGAAATGTGTAAAACTTAATTTCACTACCAATATGTACCAAATTGAAAAGAATTGCACAAATGTGATGAGAAGAGTACCTTGGAACTTAAAAAGAGGTCTGTGGGCGAGGACCTGCTTACTTCCTGAATAAAAACTCAAGTGATTTATTTTTTCTGTGTACCATGTTTAATAATGATTACTTCTTTTACAGGTATGGTCGTGTGAAGCCTGATGTTGTTGCTTATGGACGTGAGATTATGGGATCCAAGATTAGCACAGGTTGTAAAAGCTTGTCAGGCACCAGTGTGGCGAGTCCTGTGGTTGCTGGAATAGTTTGCCTTCTTGTTAGTATTATTCCTGAAAACAAGAGAAAAGAGACCCTAAATCCAGGCAGTATGAAACAAGCACTTGTTGAAGGTGCTTCAAAGCTCTCTGGTCCAAACATGTATGAGCAAGGAGCAGGAAGGGTTGATCTGTGAGTACTCCTGATTTATTTCCTCTAAGGTGCACTTTAATAACAGTTATTGATTCTTGTATATCGGATTATGTCAGATTGGAATCTtatgaaattttgaaaaattataaacCTCGAGCAAGCATATTTCCCAGTGTCCTCAACTATATGGATTGCCCCTATTCGTGGCCTTTTTGCCGTCAACCATTGTATGCAGGGGCAATGCCTGTCATCTTTAATGTTACCATCTTGAATGGAATGGGTGTGATTGGTTATGTTGATGGTCCACCAATGTGGCTTCCTGATAGTGAGGAAGGTAATCTTCTCAGCATTCACTTTACCTATTCAGATGTTATTTGGCCGTGGACTGGTTATCTGGCACTTCACATGCAAATCAAAGAGGAAGGGGTGCATTTTTCTGGTGAAATTGAAGGCAATGTAACTGTAAATGTTTACAGCCCCCCAGGCCAAGGTGATAAGGATCCTCGAAAAAGTACCTGCATCCTACGTCTCAAACTAAAGGTTGTTCCTACACCTCAAAGATCACAGAGAGTCTTATGGGACCAATTTCATAGTATCAAATACCCACCTGGTTATATTCCAAGAGATTCCTTGGATGTTAGGAATGATATCCTTGACTGGCATGGAGACCACTTGCATACGAACTTCCACATTATGTATAACATGTTAAGGGATGCTGGATATTATGTGGAAACTCTTGGTTCTCCTTTTACTTGTTTTGATGCTAACCGATATGGGACACTTCTGCTGGTAGATCTTGAAGATGAGTACTTTGTTGAAGAAATTAAAAAACTGAAAGACGACATCATGATTAATGGTTTAGGTCTTGTAGTTTTTGCTGATTGGTACAATGTGGATTCTATGATGAAAATGAAGTTTTTTGATGATAATACGAGAAGCTGGTGGACTCCTGTCACTGGAGGTGCCAATGTTCCTGCTCTGAATGATCTTTTGTCGCCATTTGGAATAGCTTTTGGAGACAAGATCCTAAATGGTGATTTTGTCATTAATGGAGAGCAGAGTCGATATGCATCCGGAACTGATGTTGTGAAATTCCCGAAAGGTGGTTACTTGCATCGTTTCCCTTTCTTAGATAGCTCAGAAAGTGGTGCTACTCAAAATGTCCTATTATCTGGTATGAGCAAGGTGAGTTCTCTTGTACTAAAATCTTACCTGTTAAccctaacaaaaataaattacaaaagaGAGGTAAAGGGGTAGGGTAACAGGGAGTTCTTATATTTTATGTCGTAATCCTAAATATGATTGTGGAAATTGTCTGTTTTTCATGAGCTTTGTTATGGGCACCAATATTTGTAATGGTTATATTCTAGCAAGCATGTGTTATTATAATATATGAGCTTCTCGAACACTGTTTTTTCCTTGTTGGATGGGTTTTCTAGGTTACCATTAACAGGATTATGAGTTTAGAAGGACTCTTTGCTTGTGTCTGTTGTGGTAATACACATTGTCTGTTCACTCTTCCATAGAAAGTCCCGTGATTATTGTGGCTAATTTTGCTTTGCATAATTTTATGCGTAATACTAGCTTGCTATGATACTTAAACTATGATTCTGATCAATGCAGGCAGATTCCCCTATTCTTGGTCTTCTAGAGGTTGGTGAAGAAGGGCGAATCGCAGTCTATGGAGATTCCAACTGTTTGGACAGCAGCCACATGGTTACAAATTGTTATTGGCTTctgaaaaaaatattagattttACTGCAAGAAATGTTAGAGATCCAGTGCTTTTCTCAGATTCAAGTAGACAAGACAAAACATTGCATCTGGATGATAACCAACTACCTTCCCGAAGAACAGATGTAAATTTCTCTACCTACTCTCAAGTTGTCAATAAGGAGTTAATCTGCGGGAGTGACTCAAGGTTTGAAGTTTGGGCAACAAAGGGTTATGATTTACATGTGAGGGGTAGAAATCACAGATTGCCTGGCTATGCAGCAGTTGATTTGGGTCGAGGTTCGAACTCTACTCCAGAGGTCCCAGTTCAGAAAGTCAAATCGGTAAACAAAGATGGCAACTCCTTGGGGAACACTTACCTCGGCTACTTGTACGGAGATGATGTAAGGACAAGATTGTTTGAACATATCTGCCTATCATATTAGCTTTTATTTGTATCTTTAAGAGCTAACGTTATTATCCAATTCCATTGCAGCTCGATTTTCCAGAATTAGTCGCCAGTCACTGGCTTCTACCAGCTATCGTTGCAGTTTTTGGTAAGAGACCATATTGACTGAGTTTCTTGTGTGGGAAACCATGGATATCCAGCATAGTTTAACTACCAAAATGGTGCTGTTTGCAGGCTTTCTTGTGCTCTGGAGTTTCTGGAAAATTAGGCAGAAGCGCCGGAGGAGAAGAAAAGGATCCGGTTTTAACCGTTCTGCTAATCcttaattttcttttgtttgacTGAACCCTTAAAATCTGACCAAGTTAATGTACTGCTAGTTAGATTTTTTCATAGTCTAATGGCATGCCTCAAAATTTTTGGTGTAGAATCATCTTAAATATCAGGTTTTCATTTGAACATCATTCACATTACCTCGTTCACCATGGTGTGAATATTGCGTTGAGTAAGCTGACGTGCTTAAATGAGCGTTAACTTTTCATGATAgattaatttttgaattaattcATGGATTCGGactaaattaatcaaacaaTCCATTGCTTACTTGAAATGATTAAGATCaggataaaataatttaaattgaaataaaaaaatatactaaaatATCCTTCTAGAAATTAAGGCATAGCAGTTTTCTAAGGGTGCTTTCATTAGTAGATGTAAAAGTTGGGTCAGAAGTTGGTCCAATTTTTGCATCATGTTGATTGTGAAAGTTGGAAGTTAGGGTATCATGTTTGATATCTAAGTTAGAGATAAAGagtgataaataaaattagttaaaataatatgaattgGATGAGATTAGTAATGTATTTTAGTATTTAGTCGGCCAAGATAAAATCTAAATAATATGAATTAGTTGAATTAGTTGTTTGATAGTTTAGATTTAAAAATTAGATTAAATAGTAAAACTATTTTAACCctatattcaattaattgaaaattttaaattaaaaaataaacactATTTCGTTTGATAGAAGGAAGTGAATATGAGTAGATCTATTACAGAATTTTTTTCGTCTTCAGCCCCAGCCTCCCGCCCCCCACGTAATCGGCATAGCGCCGCCTCCCTCCCTCTAGTGCTGCCCCACCCCCACGTCTTCACAAGAGCTCCAACAAGGGCAAATAAAACCTCATCACCATTATAAATTCAAAAGCGCCAACCCATCTCCTAAAATCAAGTAATCCAGCAGCTCATAATTTCACAAACAATCAAGGAAAAAATGAGGTGAACAACGAGATGAGATTTCTTCTAGGGTGGTTACCCTACTCTGTTTGGCGATGAgtttctccaaaaaaaaaaaaaaaaaaaaaaaaaaaaccacgtCTTCACAAGAAAACCATTTCAATGGCTCCAATTACCGATTCCAATCCCAGGAAAATCAATTCTCTCAATCTAAGTCCCCACAAACCATTTCACGAAATCAATTAACAAATCAATTTTCTCTCAATCttcttcacaattttttttaatcaactCTCTAAACCAACTgaacataaaatcaaaattccACAATTGCCATCAATTCTCCACAAACCAAAAATTGGGGATCGACTCTTTGTTGACCTTAACTTCAACCGCCATCGCCGCAAACCATTCAGTTCAACCGCAACAAACCAGTCCTTCATGTGCAGCAGCTCGATTTCTCATTTCTGATCGTCGAATTTTGGATCTCGATTTTTGGTTGTTAACGGAGACTCTCAATTTCTTCGTGGGTTGCATCGTTTTCTGTTCAGGGATGGAGGTTTATGACGGTTGTAGCTGGATCGTCAATACCAACAATTACATTCAACagactaaaaattcaaaatatagaTTGGAGCTTCTTACCAAACCATCTAAAACACAAATCATAACCGAATTCCTCAGAGCATTTTCAAGCGTAAATTTTGCTAAAGCGGTTGAAAAACCTAATGAGATAATAAATCCTTTCAATTGAAATTGCGGGGGCAATTTTgcgaaaaaaaagaagaagttatTCCAGAAACACTGTAGCAGCCTAGCATCGTTAATCAGGGGAACCCTCGTGCGTGGATCCCAGGCGGAACAGTGATTTATACTCGGGCCATATGCTAATATCGAGCTTCTCAAATTGGGTAACTTGACTACCAACGAGGATAGTGTCATTTTCCTTGTAACTTAAATTATTGAGATGCTAGTAAGAGTACTAAGATATTAGTATTAGTTATAGCTGATGAGATGGAGTTTTCTCAGTAGATTAAGATGCGAGTATTTTAGAAATCCGATGATGGAGTTATTGAGTGAGTTATATTGATATAATGAGTTTagagagatgctgattgaattgagaataGATTGTAGTTTTTGTTTCCGGTTGAGGAAGGAGAATTATTTTCGtgatagtttattttattaagttttatgagAATACCCGGCTAAGAAAATAGAGACGATGTGAGTGTGTGAGAATCACTATAGAGAGCTGTCGGATTCATGAGACGATTGATTTATTGCTAGATTGCTTGTCTAAGATGATATGTTTGAGCTAAGAAAATTTGATTGTCCTTTATGTGACCTACTTGATGATATATTTTAGATtgagtaatttatatttttccttAGACTTGGTaacatatatttttcatattataaaTTTTGCTAACATAATTTCttggtatttatttttatgagttAGATGTGATGTGAATTATGTGTGCactaattattataattagtCTTGATCACACAATTACATGATGTTTGATTATGATTTGATTAGTGGgtaatttttcttaatttatctTTTCCTACAAACTTTACTACACACATTAGTGTAACATTATTTCTTTAATcttttaattgagatattttaGTAAGTGAAGTAGTTAGCAAGCCACTTGCCAATGCATTAATTATGAGAGATAAGAAAAGATTTGGATAGCCATTATCCATaggcgtgtttgatattggctaatacactgtattaactaatttagtacagatcagtctagtgtttggtattatttagtaataatgcgaATGACCCagtttaatcccacgacccagtattattaatccagatttcttaggattaataataccacctccccctaggattaacttaaatcaggatattctgtatttagccatgatagcaaacaccaactcagtattaataatctgtcattatccacgctaaatatcctggttacaaattatcctacataatcctttactgaaaaccaaacgagcccttaGTGGCTTAGTGAACAAGTTTAGCAAAATCTCTCATTCTATCTCTCCCCTCATTTTtgccctctctccctctctctctctcacacacacacacactttttttctctcactaacCACTATTGTTGATCACCTCCAAGCTTCTAAATTCATTCCATTCTAAGGATCTCCACAAAATTAAGCTCTAAAACTCCATAACCTTGAATCAAGACCAAGATTGGAAGAGTTTTCAATATTTAAGCTTAAGGAAGTTTTTATATCTCATTCAAGTCTTTGAGTAAGTGATAGATCTACTTAGATCTAAACCTATTGGTGatgtatatgtgtgtatatgGAAGAAACAAGCAAACAAACACCCCTCCCTctttctttaaaattttcaaaaattttgggTAGATTGTGtagggaacttaatgaaatatcctatccctagttttgatgataccaaaaactCTTAGATcttcttgtaatagactagaacctctcgatctcaagtgttagagttcatgttttctagttagactgcagttctgaagattgaagaccgaatgactgaagattgaagacctcAACTGAAGATTGCTGTGAAAGGatcaagtcaaatactgatgaaATGACTGGACGAGAGTTTCACTGAACTATCAGTTGTGACTGAAGTATTAATGCTGGCcacgtggaattagcggactgatactcaatgtcaagtatcagttgacattcttcctcggactgaagtgTCAACGTTAAAAGGAAACCACTTACTTTcaagtacagtcgcattaaatgcagagatattgaagatcgtcctttctctgcagagcgtTCCTTTTTGGTGCAAGCTTTTCAAAGGCGCCTTTCCTACCGTAACTGAGACGCCGTTCTTCAGCAAATTAGGAATCTCGAAGATTGTAGCCTCATAATTAGGGTAGTAGAAAATTCCCACTTGTAGACTTTAACTTACTTCCTTTAGTACTTGAGGTCGCTCACTTCCGccctctgctcgtgtcttcgaCTATCTATACGGCATAGATGGTCCATGAGATAAGATAAAAATTAGTTAGAAACACCTTTACTAACAAAACTATCCTTATCATAGTGTTACTCTTACCATTTTTCATCACTTCACTCCAACTATATCAATCTCATAACAACTAGACTTCCTAAGTAATCACCAATCCTACTCACAACTTATCTCCTATTTTAGGACTATACTCAACAAGAAATAAACACATAGACTATCCAACACAATTGCATCATATCCTAGATTAGCTCACATAACAACTAaacaagttcaatatatagcatCTTAGCAAAGACATATAAAAATCTTTTTGTAAAATccggaaaatatttttagttgggtaaaaattttcaaaaaatcaaTTTAGAATGCCAAGGGCATATAATAGAACATTCTTAAATCCAAAtctcaaaaataaatcacaCGAGAATATAATTTCAATTTATAACATTTTTAACAAACTAACCTCTAGATTTCTTCATcgaaaaattctcaaaaattcaCGTTAAACTCACATAATACACAATAGCACAAATACGTGCTCATATtacaaaagaaaaatcaaaatctTCTTCCCCTTTTACACCTCACATCCGGCCACTTCATAAAATATTAGGGGAGGATTCGTTTCATCAACATATCGCATAAATAGCCTCAAATAATCATCAATAACACTCATATAACCACATATAACTCATAAATCTTCTCACACGGAAGATCCCTTTCATATATGCAAATTAAACTCAAGGAATTTTCACAACTCAacatttttattcaatttaacCATGCTTTCACCTTCCTAATAGTCTAATTAGCACATAGTCATTAATCCAAAATTTAtctcattaataaaaaatacccaATTCTTAGTAAACTAATTAAACTCAAGCATTTTTACACATACACATCAATTAACCAAATTAACCCTCAATTATTGTTTCTAACATGCTCATAACTAATTAAACTCAATAAATTTAGACATTTAGCATGTAAACAAAAAGTCCCAAATTTTAGTAAACCAAACTTTTggaaaaaaatttaaacaaGCATAAATCATCAATCTAACTTTAGATCTAGCATATAGACTCGTCTAAttgcatatactccctccgttccaataTTGTTGACCACATTCTgttcggcacgaagattaagaaattgagtattatgttttaattgagtggggCCCACcaaaattattgagttaattaagACACTTTCATCCTACCCACCGGCCACCTCTCATCCACTGCCTCCCTCCTTCGATGAAGTCGCCACCATCAGCCACCCTCACCTCCCTCGCCTCTCTGTCTATCGCCGACAAATACCCACTGTAAAGAATCACCCAATTTCTTCCGATTGCAAATCGCAGAACAACTCAAATCTTGCAAAAATCTTCAAGAAATAAAGAGGAGAAGATGAGATTTAAAACAGAGGTAGGTGGCGGTGCTGCCGCCGCCGAGGAAGGGAGAGAGAAACAGAGGTAGGTGGTGGTGCTGCCGCCGCCGAGAAGGGAAATGTCGCCTTCACCTTCACAAGCGAACCAACAGCAGATGAGCTTCGGCGCCCATCAATAGCCCTAACCCCCAAATCGGCGCACAGGCGAGCTTCGAACCAGAAACCAATCGTACTCCATCACTCACCCCCAAATCGCGAATCCAGGCTTCGATTTTCAGCCGACGACGGAGGAGGAAGGAGGGTGGAAGCGGCCGTGGGAAGAAAGGTGGCGACGAGAGATGAAAGAGCCATAATTTCTGGCAAGATGGAGGCGGGCGACGGTGGAAGCGGCGAGGGTGGAGGCGGCGAGGATGGAGGCTGGCAACGGCAGAGGGTGAAAGAGGAAAAGACGAAAAGAGATGCGAGAAGGGGAGGAGACGCGGTCAGGGCgcagcggcgccgccgccgccgtcgaccGAAGAGTGCAGACGAGAGAGAGGGTGCGACTCTGTGGTTTGcgtggtgtgtgtgtgttttgtgagtgtgtgtgtttaAAGAGTATTTACGGTTTAGTTAGTGAGTTAATTAGTGGctttaattaagtctaattttttcttcttttagaaagtagccaagAATAGTGGGACAaattaaaaaggaaatgtggccaacaatattgggacggagagagtatataacATCAATTAGCAAATTAAACTATAGAATCAAATATACctaattttcatcaaagtaactCATAAG
It includes:
- the LOC131003031 gene encoding subtilisin-like protease SBT6.1 isoform X2, translated to MTILGMVHLWLELLLVRMQSVLVLPQTQRSMLFVCSLMHSLLQVSYTSWFLDAFNYAIATKMDVLNLSIGGPDYLDLPFVEKVWEITANNIIMVSAIGNDGPLYGTLNNPADQSDVIGVGGIDYSDHIASFSSRGMSTWEIPHGYGRVKPDVVAYGREIMGSKISTGCKSLSGTSVASPVVAGIVCLLVSIIPENKRKETLNPGSMKQALVEGASKLSGPNMYEQGAGRVDLLESYEILKNYKPRASIFPSVLNYMDCPYSWPFCRQPLYAGAMPVIFNVTILNGMGVIGYVDGPPMWLPDSEEGNLLSIHFTYSDVIWPWTGYLALHMQIKEEGVHFSGEIEGNVTVNVYSPPGQGDKDPRKSTCILRLKLKVVPTPQRSQRVLWDQFHSIKYPPGYIPRDSLDVRNDILDWHGDHLHTNFHIMYNMLRDAGYYVETLGSPFTCFDANRYGTLLLVDLEDEYFVEEIKKLKDDIMINGLGLVVFADWYNVDSMMKMKFFDDNTRSWWTPVTGGANVPALNDLLSPFGIAFGDKILNGDFVINGEQSRYASGTDVVKFPKGGYLHRFPFLDSSESGATQNVLLSGMSKADSPILGLLEVGEEGRIAVYGDSNCLDSSHMVTNCYWLLKKILDFTARNVRDPVLFSDSSRQDKTLHLDDNQLPSRRTDVNFSTYSQVVNKELICGSDSRFEVWATKGYDLHVRGRNHRLPGYAAVDLGRGSNSTPEVPVQKVKSVNKDGNSLGNTYLGYLYGDDLDFPELVASHWLLPAIVAVFGFLVLWSFWKIRQKRRRRRKGSGFNRSANP
- the LOC131003031 gene encoding subtilisin-like protease SBT6.1 isoform X1, which produces MSRRLTSLTAFIFLVLSYHAYRFPNRNPTSTPSVIPPENSTATNHIIRFLQYKKAQELREYLERQVKSSGWQWVERRNPATKFPTDFALVTIEDRRRDFLIGEFGKLELVKDVSLDLSYQRGVLNADEEGGGAGAFSDGKKRPGKIFTAMSFSERENAVPANSSWRRNLMMQKSQVTSLFGADALWSKGYTGAKVKMAIFDTGIRANHPHFRNIKERTNWTNEDTLNDNLGHGTFVAGVIAGQDAECLGFAPDTEIYAFRVFTDAQVSYTSWFLDAFNYAIATKMDVLNLSIGGPDYLDLPFVEKVWEITANNIIMVSAIGNDGPLYGTLNNPADQSDVIGVGGIDYSDHIASFSSRGMSTWEIPHGYGRVKPDVVAYGREIMGSKISTGCKSLSGTSVASPVVAGIVCLLVSIIPENKRKETLNPGSMKQALVEGASKLSGPNMYEQGAGRVDLLESYEILKNYKPRASIFPSVLNYMDCPYSWPFCRQPLYAGAMPVIFNVTILNGMGVIGYVDGPPMWLPDSEEGNLLSIHFTYSDVIWPWTGYLALHMQIKEEGVHFSGEIEGNVTVNVYSPPGQGDKDPRKSTCILRLKLKVVPTPQRSQRVLWDQFHSIKYPPGYIPRDSLDVRNDILDWHGDHLHTNFHIMYNMLRDAGYYVETLGSPFTCFDANRYGTLLLVDLEDEYFVEEIKKLKDDIMINGLGLVVFADWYNVDSMMKMKFFDDNTRSWWTPVTGGANVPALNDLLSPFGIAFGDKILNGDFVINGEQSRYASGTDVVKFPKGGYLHRFPFLDSSESGATQNVLLSGMSKADSPILGLLEVGEEGRIAVYGDSNCLDSSHMVTNCYWLLKKILDFTARNVRDPVLFSDSSRQDKTLHLDDNQLPSRRTDVNFSTYSQVVNKELICGSDSRFEVWATKGYDLHVRGRNHRLPGYAAVDLGRGSNSTPEVPVQKVKSVNKDGNSLGNTYLGYLYGDDLDFPELVASHWLLPAIVAVFGFLVLWSFWKIRQKRRRRRKGSGFNRSANP